A genomic window from Fusarium verticillioides 7600 chromosome 5, whole genome shotgun sequence includes:
- a CDS encoding hypothetical protein (At least one base has a quality score < 10) yields MEHSSNLSSSVPVVPSSTSPTYVKSEPVSSDAPNDHHDMSQQPQNDGNIYKPPDDPQEPPLSPRDCISGILGALRDRSEPVKKKATKGWLGAEVCIKYLLRVCENTPYNGSGGIHTRLVSRSLRRSRLMRRGLIRRQFDRGRGNPSVNWCNKEQCDYEFIIFTNPILYLGNRPKSPQGLHAEVYFHDFANAMVTKLFALEDSKAKKRKALEILSFVDSPPVRVAFSHFMEWYNLLGFALSDRQFSRALAAVQPVFQGLMFGVKTASRVDAIHQYILPETEAMKQWAPRQLILRFLVWCEIWRQQKTSRSESWKIGSSRTAAEFLTAMLLNYKMMWREGCLQTSTTETNIVWDRVWEDWLCKYSLQEIDEAVSGEFFYPRDQLDMSEEEVYQEVGYLGGIGQCDDIYRPVRCFLGYAEDRLMHQ; encoded by the coding sequence ATGGAGCACTCAAGTAATTTATCAAGTTCCGTCCCTGTTGTCCCTTCATCTACATCGCCTACTTATGTTAAATCAGAGCCCGTCTCGTCGGATGCCCCAAACGACCACCATGATAtgtctcaacaaccacaGAATGATGGCAACATCTACAAACCTCCAGACGACCCTCAGGAGCCGCCTCTATCGCCTCGTGATTGTATATCAGGCATCCTGGGAGCCCTCCGAGACAGATCCGAGCCTGTTAAAAAGAAAGCCACCAAAGGCTGGCTTGGAGCAGAAGTATGCATCAAGTATCTACTCCGTGTGTGCGAAAACACTCCGTACAACGGTTCGGGTGGTATTCACACTAGGCTGGTCTCTCGCTCTCTACGCCGCTCACGACTCATGCGTCGAGGCTTGATCCGTCGTCAATTTGACAGAGGGAGGGGAAATCCATCCGTCAACTGGTGCAACAAAGAGCAGTGCGACTACgaattcatcatcttcacaaacCCCATTCTCTACCTTGGGAACCGCCCGAAAAGTCCTCAAGGATTGCATGCCGAAGTATACTTTCATGACTTTGCTAATGCCATGGTCACGAAGCTCTTTGCGCTCGAGgacagcaaagccaagaagcgaaaggcCCTAGAGATACTGTCTTTTGTAGATTCCCCCCCTGTCCGAGTTGCATTTTCTCATTTCATGGAATGGTACAACTTGTTAGGCTTCGCACTCTCTGATCGCCAATTCAGTCGAGCTCTGGCTGCAGTTCAGCCAGTGTTCCAGGGCCTCATGTTTGGGGTCAAAACAGCATCAAGGGTTGATGCTATTCACCAATACATCCTCCCTGAAACCGAGGCCATGAAGCAGTGGGCTCCTCGCCAACTCATCCTCCGTTTTCTCGTCTGGTGCGAAATATGGCGACAGCAAAAGACATCCCGCTCAGAATCTTGGAAGATCGGTTCTAGTAGGACAGCGGCCGAGTTTCTTACtgccatgcttctcaactACAAGATGATGTGGCGAGAAGGCTGTTTGCAAACAAGTACCACCGAAACGAACATTGTTTGGGATAGAGTCTGGGAAGATTGGTTATGCAAATACTCCCTACAGGAAATAGACGAGGCTGTGAGTGGCGAGTTCTTCTATCCTCGAGATCAGCTAGACATGTCGGAGGAAGAAGTCTATCAAGAGGTTGGATATCTTGGAGGTATTGGCCAGTGTGATGATATTTATAGGCCTGTCAGGTGTTTTCTAGGATACGCAGAGGATAGGCTGATGCATCAATGA
- a CDS encoding protein mago nashi, translating to MTSSNEPFYLRYYSGHMGRFGHEFLEFDFRVVGDGRSAVARYANNSNYRNDSLIRKEMCVSSVVVDEIKRIIKTSEITKEDDSKWPQKNKDGRQELEIRIGNDHIAFETAKIGSLVDVTESADPEGLRVFYYLVQDLKALVFSLIALHFKIKPI from the exons ATGACGTCCTCAAACGAACCATTCTACTTGCGATATTA CTCTGGCCATATGGGTCGTTTCGGTCACGAATTCCTGG AATTCGATTTCCGAGTCGTCGGCGATGGTCGCAGCGCGGTAGCCCGATATGCCAACAACTCCAACTACCGAAACGATAGTTTGATCCGAAAAGAGA TGTGTGTCAGCTCAGTAGTTGTCGACGAAATCAAGCGCATTATCAAGACGAGCGAGATCACCAA AGAAGATGATTCGAAATGGCctcagaagaacaaagacgGACGCCAGGAATTGGAGATTCGGATTGGTAACGATCATATCGCGTTCGAG ACCGCCAAGATTGGATCCCTGGTGGATGTCACAGAGTCTGCTGACCCAGAAGGTCTGCGAGTGTTCTACTACCTTGTTCAGGATCTCAAGGCTCTAGTTTTCAGCTTGATCGCTCTGcacttcaagatcaagccaatTTAA
- a CDS encoding histone-lysine N-methyltransferase, H3 lysine-9 specific dim-5, producing the protein MTTMLKATERHFYFHGKEDYQVERNNCHWCQIRAFPTHSTLPVTVVNEQDDEVLPDDFRFINNVVLGKGVEQAGDSFRSGCSCAKDSECQYTSCHCLADLEDDDSSDEDEFDAFGDKIERTTPKPRRIAYAYHSHGAKAGLLRSKFHNSKMPIYECHQSCSCSIDCPNRVVERGRTIPLEIFRTPDRGWGVRAPVSIKKGQFVDRYLGEIITSDEADRRRSQSAISQRKDVYLFALDKFTDPESFDHRLKGPSLEVDGEFMSGPTRFVNHSCDPNMRIFARVGDHADKHIHDLALFAIKDIPEGEELTFDYVDGVSHEGEESGGDIDHMTRCLCGSKKCRKFLW; encoded by the exons ATGACTACGATGCTAAAGGCCACAGAACGCCATTTCTACTTCCACGGCAAAGAG GACTATCAAGTAGAGCGCAATAACTGTCACTGGTGTCAGATCCGCGCTTTTCCGACTCATTCAACACTCCCCGTGACAGTTGTTAACGAACAAGACGATGAGGTACTCCCTGATGACTTTAGGTTCATAAACAACGTCGTCCTTGGTAAAGGAGTCGAGCAAGCTGGTGATAGCTTCCGCAGCGGCTGCTCCTGCGCCAAGGACTCAGAGTGCCAATACACAAGTTGTCACTGTCTCGCCGATTTAGAAGACGACGATTCTAGCGATGAAGACGAGTTTGATGCCTTTGGTGACAAGATAGAgagaacaacgccaaagcCTCGGAGGATAGCATATGCTTATCACTCCCACGGTGCAAAGGCCGGTCTTTTGCGCTCCAAGTTCCACAACTCAAAGATGCCTATCTACGAGTGTCACCAAAGCTGCTCCTGTAGTATAGACTGCCCAAATCGCGTCGTCGAGCGTGGCAGAACGATCCCCTTGGAGATATTTCGCACTCCAGACCGCGGATGGG GAGTGAGAGCTCCCGTGTCAATTAAGAAAGGCCAGTTCGTCGACCGCTATCTCGGCGAGATCATCACATCCGATGAAGCAGATCGACGCCGCTCACAGTCTGCTATCTCACAACGTAAGGATGTTTACCTCTTCGCTCTCGACAAATTCACAGACCCCGAGTCATTCGACCATCGGTTAAAGGGTCCATCCCTTGAGGTAGACGGTGAATTCATGTCTGGCCCGACGCGATTCGTCAATCACTCTTGCGACCCCAACATGCGGATCTTTGCGCGCGTGGGTGATCATGCTGACAAGCATATTCACGATCTTGCCTTGTTCGCAATCAAGGACATACCTGAGGGTGAGGAGCTTACATTTGACTATGTTGATGGGGTCTCACATGAGGGAGAGGAATCGGGTGGTGACATCGATCATATGACTCGTTGTCTATGTGGAAGCAAGAAGTGCAGGAAGTTCTTGTGGTGA